TCATCTAAAAATGTTAGTATCTCCCCAAGTCCCTGATGAGGTTTCCATGTTTGTTAGGAAAAGAATTGCTCCCATCCTCATGCCCATTGGACCTTTCACAGTATGTTAAACTGTCAGCCAATTTAGTGAAAATTTTGACTTTTtaagtgattttcttttttaaaagtttgcTATTTTTACCTTTTGATCTTACTTTGTTGCATCATTCAATATATTAATCTCTTAGTGTGTTCTTTACAACTTTAACAGAGGTCCCAAGTCTTCCATTTTTATAGCATTTTTATTAACATTTTTATAACAAACTTCAAGCAAGAAGAATTGACTGGTTTAAATTTtaggctggaagggaaaaaatgtttttgattttcttctgtttacaTTCAAATCAAGCATGATTGGCTTGAGTCAAGATGTGATCCAGGTATTCTTTGCAGAACGAAAGCCTTAATTTGAATGGGTTTAGTATCCCTTTATGCTTTTATACTGACAAATTTATATTCAAACCACAAGAATTATGTCAAAAGAACTCATTTTAAAGGCATTTGAAATGTGCTTTTGGAAGTTGAAGTGATTAAAGAAATTGCTATTTTTCCGCTGTGTAGCATCTCAGCTGCAGAACTTGTAACTTTACGTAAATGTAAAAATTGTTGAGCTTAAATGGCTTTTAGTGCTTAGAAAGGGGAGAATGACAAAGCCATTACTTTATTTCTACTTCAGGAAAAGCAACTTTCAGGTAGTGAACACGTAGATAATTTGAAGGGGGTGGCATCTTGTAAATCCTTAGATCTTTTACTCATAGATGTTGGCTCtttgaaatgctgctgtggaagcAGTAATGAGCTGCTGTTCTAATACTCACAGTTTTTGGAGTCCAAACATTTCACAGTCTTATGacaatttattttccttacaGGAGTGTATTGTAACCATCCAGTCCTTCTTCAGCTGCTTTCCCTTGGGTGGGCCTGGTAAGTTTTTGTATTCTATTACAGATAGCTTTGTCATTGCAAGAAGGGTTAATTTATTTTCGGTCATTTTTTCCACTTGAATGTGGAGTAAGAATCAGGTTCAGCTATTGTTTGACTTTTATAACAGTTTGTCAACTCTGTTTAAAATTGAAATGTACAGTACCAATATATTATAAACAAGAGACaatgtgtgcccaggtggccaagaaggccgaTGGCATCCTGGTCTGTATCAAAAACAGTGCAACCAGGGGCACCAGggcccttccctgtgctcagcactggggaggttctgcctcgagtgctgtgtccagttctggggcccTGACTACAAGAAAGGGATTCAGGGGCTGGAGTGAGCCCAGAGAAGGTcagtggagctggggaagggtctggagcacaggttctgtgaggagcagctgggggagctcatccaggagaaaaggaggaactTATCAGTTAAGGGCAACTTATCAGTCtctacagctgcctgaaaggagaGTGTTGCCAGGTGGGGGTCAGTTTCCCAAGTAACAGGTTCATAgttatttgggggaaaaaaaataacttcCTTGTTGAAATAGGGCTTAGCTGTAGGCAGTTTTCCTGggtgtttggggatttttctgttGATGTGACTGCAAAACTTTGACTTTACATGCTGCATGATCACATATATACATCCTTTTCCATTTCATGTAGCTGTAGCAATGCAGAGCTTAATGGAGGCATAATGAGGCAGCAGTTGTAATGAAAGCTGAAATGTTTGCTCTTTATTTACATTGTCATTAAATAAGTATATTCAATGTTTTCTTCATCCAGAATGAAGACAAATGTAAAGATGGCATGTCCAAGGAATTTTAAAAGGTGTAGACCTCCTGACTGAGCAGTGTTGtgttttttattctctttaatTAGTAAAGTAAGTATGAATCAAATCTATGCTTCTGGGAGTTAAATGTgtcatttttatatatatatataacaataTTGAACAATAATACATTGTGCCACCTTAATTTTAATTCTGCCAATACGCTTAGTTCTCTTGATGGGAGAAGATGAGGAATTATGTATAAGAATATGTAATACACAAGGGCTTTTTGGGAATTTGTGTCTTTTTAATTGGGTAGAATTATTTAATCTGGTAGAAGATTCTAAAAAACAAGAGCCATCATGTTCATGTACCACTCTGATTTTGGAATTGTTCATAAATAAAAAATCACTTATGTAAGTTTATAATGGTAGTGAAGGACTGCTAATAGTACATCAGCCACTTCTTTGACTTATACCTGTTTGTGGCTTCTACTGCAGCAGTACCCAAATGTTTGGTTTTAATATACCTTCTCTCAGGCTAGTTTCACTCTTTAAGTTTTTGCACTCCCACGTACCTTTCCTTAAAATAAATCCATGAGATGATGGATGGGGTCGGGTCCCAGAAGTTCTTGGATCTTTTTGCTATGCTCTGGAGTCCAGGTCACATGTTACACATATTTAGAACTGCGATAACAATAATAGATCTCAAGTATTTaatggtgaggtttttttttaacaattctCTAAGAatgtcttttcttctcttttttcttctacCAGCTGCTGTTCTCTCACAGGTGAAAGTCATGATCACGCTAACAGAACTCAAATGCTTAGCAGATGCCCAGTCATCCTACCACATACTAAAACCATGGTGGGATGTCTTCTGGTATTACCTCACCATGATAATGCTGCTAGTTGCTGTGCTTGCTGGGGCTCTCCAGCTTACTCAAACCAGAGTATTGTGTTGTCTTCCTTGCAAGCTAGAATTTGACAATCATTGTGCTGTGCCTTGGGATTTAGTTAAAGCCAACCTTAACATGTCAGCTAGCTCGACAGCACCGATAATCATCCCGCTTAAAATCCAGAATTATCTCCATCGGCAGCAGTATTCCTACATCGATGCAGTGTGTTATGAGCGACAGCTTCACTGGTTTGCCAAATTTTTTCCATACCTAGTGCTTTTGCATACCTTCATTTTTGCAGCTTGCAGTAATTTCTGGCTTTACTATCCCAGTACAAGTTCCAGGCTTGAGCACTTTGTAGCCGTTCTTCAGAAGTGTTTCGACTCGCCCTGGACAACGCGTGCCCTCTCAGAAACAGTTGCTGAGCAGTCTGCCAGGAAGTTGCCAACAGCCAAATCAAAACCAGCAATTTCATCACCTCAGTGTTCAGGAGACATAGGGGCCAGCAGACAGTCCCTGCCATATTCACAACATGGCTTGGAAACaactggaagagaaaattcCAGTGTTCTTGACAAAAAAGAAGGGGAACAAGCTAAAGCTATATTTgaaaaagtgaagaaattcaGAGTACACGCTGAAGAAAAGGATGTCGTATACACAGTGTATATGAAACAGATTATAGTGAAAGTCTTTGTAGTTGTCATAATAGTAACTTATGTCCCCTACTATTTATCATTTATTACACTTGAAATTGATTGTGTAGTTAATGTTCAAGCCTTTACAGGCTACAAAAGGTACCAGTGTGTTTATTCGCTAGcagaaatttttaaagttttggcTTCATTTTATGTTGTTTTGGTGATCTTCTATGGATTAACTTGTACTTACAGTTTGTGGTGGATGTTAAGAAGTTCACTTAAGCAATACTCTTTTGAGAAGTTGAGAGAGAAAAGTAATTACACTGATATACCTGATGTGAAGAATGACTTTGCATTTATTCTTCACTTGGCAGATCAGTATGATCCTCTTTATTCCCAACGATTCTCAATATTCCTGTCTGATTTGAGTGAAAATGAGCTCAAACAGATAAATCTTAACAATGAATGGTCAgtggaaaaactgaaaaataaactaGTAAGAAACTCCCAAGACAAGACTGAACTTCACCTTTTCATGTTAAATGGTCTTCCAGACAGTGTCTTTGAACTGACAGAAATAGAAGTTCTAAGCCTGGAACTTATTCCTGAAG
The genomic region above belongs to Zonotrichia albicollis isolate bZonAlb1 chromosome 8, bZonAlb1.hap1, whole genome shotgun sequence and contains:
- the LRRC8B gene encoding volume-regulated anion channel subunit LRRC8B; translated protein: MITLTELKCLADAQSSYHILKPWWDVFWYYLTMIMLLVAVLAGALQLTQTRVLCCLPCKLEFDNHCAVPWDLVKANLNMSASSTAPIIIPLKIQNYLHRQQYSYIDAVCYERQLHWFAKFFPYLVLLHTFIFAACSNFWLYYPSTSSRLEHFVAVLQKCFDSPWTTRALSETVAEQSARKLPTAKSKPAISSPQCSGDIGASRQSLPYSQHGLETTGRENSSVLDKKEGEQAKAIFEKVKKFRVHAEEKDVVYTVYMKQIIVKVFVVVIIVTYVPYYLSFITLEIDCVVNVQAFTGYKRYQCVYSLAEIFKVLASFYVVLVIFYGLTCTYSLWWMLRSSLKQYSFEKLREKSNYTDIPDVKNDFAFILHLADQYDPLYSQRFSIFLSDLSENELKQINLNNEWSVEKLKNKLVRNSQDKTELHLFMLNGLPDSVFELTEIEVLSLELIPEAKLPSAVTQLVNLKELNVYHSSLTMDYPAVNFLEENLKTLRLKSSEMGRIPFWVFHLKNLQELCLTGYFMLDHHNSIYNDGFQGLKNLRSIHLKNNLSRLPQVITDLLPSLQHLSINNEGNKLIVLNNLKKLVNLRTLELICCDLERIPHSIFTLNNLHEIDLKENNLRTVEEIISFQHLKNLSCLKLWHNSISYVPVQIGALSNLEQLYLNYNNIKNVPLQLFLCRKLHYLDLSYNKLTSIPEEIGYLTNLQYLALTKNHIEMLPDGLFQCKKLQFLLLGNNSLMNLSPFVGQLLNLVHLELIGNYLESLPAELEECQLLKRNNLIVEERLLKTLPPRVRERLQACPDKS